TAGATTGCCATTGTAGAAATATGAATTTGCTGTGAAAGCTAAGGTACCTTTTGAAGTCCGGTTCAGGCGGTCGGTAATTCTTGATGACAACTTCGGATGCATAAATTCgggaaataaaaatcaaaataccaAATACCGATAAAATTACACACAATATATCGTATGGTAACACTAGATAAGAGGCTCTGAAGCAACACAGCCATAACATGCAAACATTCAGATAAACAACCAAGCAATCTATCTTTACATACAGTGCTACAAGCAAACAAATTGATTCCATGACTAATGGTTTCTCAAGTTAACCATTGCCTTTGCCACTATATCAGTGATTCATCTCCAGCTTCTGCCGAGTTATAAAAACAGAATGTGTGAATCATTCAAAGTTTCCAAGGAATACAAATGAAATAGAACTAGTGGTCTCTATTGGTTAGGGTTAGTACCTTTCCCAGGTACGATTATTACGGGTGCGGATTTGCAGTTGTGGAAGCAATACTCGCTTACACTTCCTTGAAATACACTGCAAAGGTATGAATATGATGAGGGAAGAGCAAGGGAATAATGGAGTCATTTagtttttccatgtatttggagGATATCTTAAGGCATAGCTACATACTCATGTGTAGATATAAGTCCAACACAGGTGTTAAACATAAGAACATTCAGAAAAGTGACATCTATATAGAAAGATGTAACATGAAATTGAGGATTAAATCAGACCTTTGAATTAAGCTTCTACCACGAGTTCCCATAACCACTGCTGCTGGCTTCAACCTCTCTGCTTCCTTGCAAATTACCTTACCGGCATCCCCTTCGACTATTCGAGCTTTAGTCCTCACCTAATTCGAAGAAACTATAAATTTCAGAAAATCCAAACACCAAATAATTTTGACTCTCAAAGCTATATTGGAACTAGGGGCATGCAAAGGAAACACTACCCTAAAGTTTAATTCAATTATAATGTATAAATGCCAAAAGCAACAGATAATTGTGTACTCTAACTAGCATATCCCgttgaaaaattaaaaacaatctGTTCATATTGATCATCTTAAACCTTTAAATAGCTAAAACAGTGAACCATCTTGACATTTGACAGAATATTCGAAGGGCTATGGACCAACGAGGGttcttttatacatatataccaaaaaaaaaaagaccatGCACTTTTTGCGCCTTGGAGGGTTTATTCCTTGCACCATTGACGACACTGAcattgatcaatttaaaactttaggTGCAAATAGAAGATCAAATCATGGTTCAAGATTTTAGTTGGTCAATATTGTTGATTTATATTTGAAGTTTGGACGTACCCTATAAATGTTATTAAAAGTTCTAGAAATGAAACTAACCAACCTCTATTTCGCATTATGCACCTAAACATATGTAGATATTACAATTGATCCCATGGAAATTGTCAGTAATCCACATATATCAATGTACTCATCTATGGAAATAATAGACACAACAATAGATGGATCAATAATCAACCTAATTTAAAATGTCCACACAACAGACATAATGATCTCGCAATAACAATTCCATACTAATGACGCAAATGATAATAAAAGATGAAGAACTAACCATGGTAACCTCAAAAGCCTCGACCGCTAACTTCTCCATAAGAGCTTGACTAATTTCATAAACCACATCGTTTCTGACACCTATAAAGAAAAAAAACCCAgaaaaaatttgagaaataagTAAGCTAATAATCTAGAAATCGATTATTTCTATGACATAAGTTATAACTGGAAACAGCATGGACAAGATGGATGGTATCAGCAAGCCTGAGGAAGTGAATAAGAGCCCAATCAAAGGCGTGTTTGCTCTTGGGGCCGTGATCAATAGCAATGAGTATATCTCTGCCTCTCCTTCTCTCCCCTGTTTCCCTCTCTAGTGCTGGCTCTGGGACTACTGGGACCAGCGAAGGCAAAATTACTTCTCTGTAATTGTACTCTTCATCTTCCATCACCGTCTCCATTTCGTTGATTAATTcccaaaatgaaagaaaatagaaaTCTTGTTTTCGTTTCTGAATTCGGGTTTTCCAGGATTTTGTTTGATTTGCTAGAGTTTCGTTGTTGGAAGATGATGAATTGAAATACGAGACCGAACTTTTGAATTGTAGCCGCCATAGACAGGCGCATGAATTACGTGTTTCAATTTTGAAACCGTGTCGTGTCGACTAGTCATAGATTAGGCAGGTTTTTTCAGTAAGAAAGTAGTTTGGTCCCACCCATGCTTCCCTTGACTATTTAATTTACTCTTTTGATTAAATTAGTAGAATTTAAAGATTACAATATATTTACGGCATGTTTTGAGGGTAGATTAATTGGATGAAAGTATAATTATTAGtatattaattaaattctttttttttgtaattattaaGGTATTAAGTGTAATCTTTTGTAATTATGAAGAATTATAATTTTTAGTCGTGTTTGACTAATAGAGTGTAATTACATCATAATTTCTCATataatatttgatagtacaagTTATAATTACAAAGTTatagtatttatatttttaaaatattaattattataaaaattattatgtgaaaaaaacaattttaaacaaGTAACAAAAGTTATATGTTATGTTAGTATAAAAAAAGTTGATAATCGAtaactaataaaaataacaagaaaagtAAATATTATATACAATTTTATCTAATTGCTATGGTGCATGTTTATTGAGTTATTcctctttaatatttaacatatactTCTTATCATTATATTTTGGTCCTTAACCAAGTTTATCATCATCTAAATTTGAATCCGCATCATTAAAATTATCAAGACCTCTTTCTTCCATGTACTCTATGAAGTATGGATCATCTCAATTCCCTCTATGGTTGTAGTTATGAAATATGCAACATGTTAGTACGATCCAACATTGATTCTTATGTTATACTAAGGTgatattaatatgagaaatgttTTTTAAAGCAACAATTGTCTTATCAATTACATTTCGAAACCTTGAATGTCTAAAATTAAAGAGTTTGTGAGTTGTCTATGGTGTTTGTGTCTGACGCCATTTTCTCGAATGGTATCAAACCTCACGATATCGTGCAAGAGAACCttttctattttcataattaGCATCAACCTTATAATATTTGAGTTTATAGTCCAAATTAGATCTGATCATGGGTTAGACCACCCTCCTAGGCCCGAAGGCCTGCTCGAAAAGTGGGAGGGTTTCGACAAAAATgtaggcccaaaaaatgggcttggacaaaaaatgcCTATTTTTTAAACGAGCTAGGGCCTGGTAGGATTTTTTGGCCCGGGCTCGACTCGAATCAGCTTATACTTTCTTTTCTATTGTTGTTTGCTATTGTTTTGTTGCCATTTCgatattatattgctactattttgttgtcattgttttgatattatataactttttattgttaattttgctactattttagaggcatttgcttgttaagttgcaactatcttagtattttttaattacagatttaaaaaaatgtattttcaatttgtttaaTGTTTTagtgtatttaaaatattatatttttaaattcgttttatataaaaataaatacgcATTTAGTCGAATCAGACTTGAATTTAGCATTTTTAATCTGGGTCAAACTTGGACAAgtttttaggcccatttttgggtcaaacCGGCCCGAGCATagaaatgggcctaaaattttacatcGGTCTAGCCCAACCCACGCCAGTCTAATCCAAATAGTTTAtagctttaattataaaaatttatataaacttaatttagAGAAAGACTTATGCTAGGTTAAATCCatttttataatatgtaaattaagtaaaaaataatataaaatctataatatatgatttttataaaaaaatttataaattgtcCAAAGCTTCCATAAcacttcttataaataatataatatttctatagctttagaaattattttttttcacACCCTAGTTTGGCGAACTGGATTAGTTTGAGAGATTATATCAGTGGTGACCGTCTAAGTAGCGAAACTTAGACCAGATGAGGCAATAACTTCGTGATGGAGTGCTACGAAGAACCTCGCCAATGCTGCGGAGTGTCAGTCCGAGCAATAAGGAGTTATAGTTAGGGCGAGGGCCTTATTAGGGGAACTATCCCGCTAATAAAATCGTCACCTGTGTTTTAGTATTGTTACTTAAGTAAGTACGATGACTTGTAGGATACGTTTGAGTCACCTGGCCTCCTTGTAGAGGCAACATGTCAATAATTAGGACACTTGTAGAGCCTCGTAGGATGTGATTAATTAGTGGAAGCGTGCGAGAACGAGTAATGATTAGAGATAATCTTGATTGAGATTTGGACATAGGTTAGCTATAAATAGGATAGTATGGTAGTGAAGAGAAGGTTTTCTAATCCATCTTCTCCACCAAACTTTGTTATCATCAAAGAAACTAGGAGAGTTCTTCTTTGTTAGCAAGGGTGTTAACTATAAAAGTATAAGATAATGTAGTGCTAGTTGTCTGCTGGTAAATTCTTAAACTTTCATTTAAGTTTTGCCAGATAGATAAAAACTGACTTAAGAAAAAATTGATAGGATTTCTTTGAATACTAGGTAGGAAGGAAACTCCTATCCATAAATTGTTTGCATGTCTATAGATTCTTATTGCATCATaactttttggttatttttgatgaTTAAAGAAGTTGTTTTATTGTTTAGCTAAAGAAATGAGAGAAGGTTCCAATGCTAAAGGAACCAGTAGAGTAGATAAAGTTCTAAGTAAAGCATTCTAGTGAGCTTGTAATGGCGTAAATTTAagttatcggaatagtggtttggtaaccacaaatctgatttaaagagaaatttattttaatatttttgcatgaatattgatattataggaaaatcgtataaaaatattgatagaaaaattttatcgatttagtggttagttagaaaaaaaaattattgaagaaattgggtaaaaacaaggtatcaagACTTTGATCTCAGAAGACtaagtcaaaaatatttttataaatatttatgaaatgatagtaatatggtattaaaatttcgttagaaaatttttatgtttgggtagttaattaagtaaaaaagactaaattgaaaaggatGTAAAAGttactaaaaggattaaatagctcaatttttAAATGAGGAGGGACATAAATTGCAAATAAgcctaaaggagatattttgggcagcataagctgagaaaaatcaagagaattggtgaaataagggcaaaatgggaaaataacaaaAGTCTTCATATTTCTTCATTATCATCAGAAAAAAAACGTCCTAAGGGTTTATtcaagctggtatttcataattttggcaccaagtgagttaattcttgcctttttcttataatttttgtgtttttaagacttttacaactaggtcctactattaaattcattagtttttaattTCATGGATGAagttgaaagtcaccatggttgagtgctgtaagtttatgataaaatagcatgaaattgaagcttcaatttgtttatgaaatgattttattaggtaatttcaatagaaattgatttttatgacctaattgtgaaaatgtttggaattaaagtctagtgctgaaattctgattcctaaaggttataaagtagtttaaagtgataaaataaagtgttaattgagaaaaattagctcaattgagaggctaattgagtagggacgaaattataatttattaaaagcttaggggaaaaatggtaataaacatcttgcattaaaacagttc
This window of the Gossypium arboreum isolate Shixiya-1 chromosome 12, ASM2569848v2, whole genome shotgun sequence genome carries:
- the LOC108478348 gene encoding universal stress protein PHOS32, yielding METVMEDEEYNYREVILPSLVPVVPEPALERETGERRRGRDILIAIDHGPKSKHAFDWALIHFLRLADTIHLVHAVSSVRNDVVYEISQALMEKLAVEAFEVTMVRTKARIVEGDAGKVICKEAERLKPAAVVMGTRGRSLIQSVFQGSVSEYCFHNCKSAPVIIVPGKEAGDESLI